AACATGGCCGACTACCTCCCATTTCTCATTTTTTTCATGGAATATCTGGGATACTCATATCCGGTAAGGTCAATTTCCCCCAGGTCCGCCATTTCAGTTTGTTATAAGAAGTTCTCGGGGAAATTTGATTATAAAAAAaccaaacttttatttattttaataaatattaggGAAAGTTTGCTGTATCCTCGATTAAATTAAGCTCAGCTGGGCGGGCTGCGTTTGGATTCTGATCATTTTAACGGCAGGGCGGCGTGGATGtcgttatttttttaaacgggcTCTCCCAAGTTTAAGTTTTGTATGACTTGAGAGCTGAGTGTGGAAAGGAAGAGTCGAAGGGAAGGGCCTGCGAAGCCGCGGTGTCGGAGTGCCAGCCATGGCCGGGAATTTCGACTCGGAGGACCGCGTGAGTTGGTACTGGGGGAGACTAAGCCGGCAGGAGACGGTGTCCCTGTTGCACGGACAGAGACACGGAGTTTTCCTTGTAAGGGACTCGACCACCATTCCGGGGGACTACGTCCTCTCCGTCTCGGAGAATTCCAAAGTGTCCCACTACATTATCAACAGCATCAGCAACAACAGACAGTCCAGCACAGGTGAGGACGGCATGGAGACGGATTCAGCCTCAAGAAAATAACATGAAAGTGCGCGATTTATATTTTAAACGGGTttcactgagagacacacacacacacacaccacacctcCCGATGCAGATTAATACTCTCCAGTTCGGTTGCAATGCAAGCGTCACGTTCGTTTTTAAACCGATTAGTCCCGGTGACAATCTGGGATCAATTATGTCTAATTCCTGAACATTTCTTAGtccatactgctgcattgagtCGGGGTGAtcgcattgtattattattattattattattattattattattattattatttactttaacaatCGCACAGTTGCTAAATACAATActataacaataaaacacatgttgttttttaaatacagtaccgtTGTTTTACCGCTTAGGTGTTCACTGCAGTGTTTAAAGTTTAATATAAAAGTATGCGTATTTTGCATTAGTCTAGCATTTAAAAAGTTTAGATTATCACGATGATGACCTGAAGCGATTAAGTGAGCTATTTGACTATAGAGCAGTGGTCTGCTCGGTTTAATTTTCAAGCACAGTGGTGAACAGCACGTTTTTTTTACATACTAATTTGCCTATCGCCATGCCAGATGATATCGCCTGGGCTTGAGAGTAACGGTGTGTATATCTGTACAATCTCCATGGAGATCGCCTTTATCACACGGTATTAGGGTTCGGTGACTCATTTTATCCCTGCACCCCTCTTATGTGAGTATTTATCATCAGATGCATTTCAAAGTAACTAAAAATACATTCTAGTTCTCCTTAGAGGATGCACATTTGGGAAAGCACATTTGGGAAAGCATTCAACTTAGCCACATGCAAATAAATAATCGATTTAGTTCCTCGTTTGTTCTACATGATATTCTTAATAATGATTGTCATGATTGTCTTTAGTGATAATTCATATTTCATTAACAGTACCTTATGTAGAGAAAGCAACAGATTGCATCTCTGCATTGTGCACAACCCAATCATTTTGCAGTAATAAGCCCctattttacagtttctttttctGGGCTTTTCTCTGTTATAGTGCTTAAAGAAAGCAAAGGTGCACTGAGAGATCATACCAATTGGCCTGCAGTCTTCCTAATTGTCCAGAGAGGCTTGTCCAGGTTGATGCTTCTCCGAATGGCCATTGCGTGATCGTTTGACTCTTGCACACGCCTTGGGGTGGGGATTTGAAATATTCTGGAAGAAATCATGAGTAACGATTTTAAAGTAAATATTCACTGTCTGTGATTCAGCTGTGCCAGTGAGCTCGGTTGTGTTTACCAGTATGAATCATTGCTCAGGATTTCTCAATGCTTGTCTTATTTTCCTACCTGTTCAGATGAAAGGTCTCTTGGGTGTGACTAGCGTGTGCTCTGAAAGAGAAATCTTAACAGCGtgcttcagggatggaaatacccTGCGACCCCCTCCCCTAATTTATATAATACTTTAGATTAATTAGGAAGGGCTTTCTCCCCCCAGCATGGTCATTTCTAAAGTGTCTACAGCCCTGATGAAGGCATTCTGCAGTCTGCTTGATTTTTTCTGTTTCGGAGTTTGAGAAGTTAGAAAAGGAACCTCAAGTGTCCAAGAGTACGTTTCTACTTCCCAGACTCTTCATTCTCTGATTTCTAGAGGGTTGTTTTTCTAACCCCTTGTTGAGATTTGCCCCTCAAATGATCAGATGGCTCTGATCATAATATGAAGAAAtcattaactttcttttttttctttctttctttcttttcctcttcCTTATTTGTTTAGGATTAAGCCCCCCCAGGTTCCGGATAGGAGACCAGGAATTCGAGGCACTCCCCGCCCTTCTGGAGTTCTATAAAATCCACTACCTGGACACTACCACCTTGATAGAGCCCATTTCCAAATCCAAACACTCTGGCGGCGGAGGGGGGCCGCTTGCTGGGGGCGGGCCGGCGCTCTCCCACCGTCCGGAGGATGCTGAGTACGTGCGCGCCCTCTTCGACTTCCCCGGCAACGACGAGGAGGACCTGCCCTTCCGCAAGGGGGACATCCTGCGCGTGCAGGAGAAGCCGGAGGAGCAGTGGTGGAACGCGGCCAACGTGGAGGGCAGGTCGGGCATGATCCCCGTCCCCTACGTGGAGAAATACCGGCCCTCGTCCCCCACCGGCGGAGGTAACCAGGACGGGCAGCTCCCGCAGCCGCCACTCCCAGGCGGGCAGGAGCCAGGGGCGTACGCCCAGCCCAGCCTCAACACTCCGCTCCCCAACCTCCAGAACGGGCCCGTTTTTGCCAGGGCTATCCAGAAGCGAGTCCCCAATGCCTATGACAAGACGGCCTTGGCTTTAGAGGTACATAAAACtagaggggggtgggggagggtttGAGCCAAAGGGTATTCTTCTCTGGTATTTTGAAATGGGAGGCCGAGGGTTACATTTCTATGTGCTGTTGCATAAACCGTAGGCTTTGGGACTTTAAACTGGCCTTTCCTGAAGGTTATTCTTGATGTGTTTTTTGGGaagaataaaaatattaaatgcgGAGAGCAATGGATTTGTGTTCAGTTAGCTCAGTGTTAATGGACTTGGCTCCTTCTAATGTGGGATTTGTGATGGAATCTCCTGTGCCAGTAGTCAGCATGCAATTTAttgaatgcccccccccccttctgttGTCATTATAAGGGCTGATCCTTTTAAAATTGATTCAGTGCCCCAATTAACACTCTAATGCATTGAGAACCAAATGCTGTAAGCATTAATATGTATCCATCTGAATGGAGCTGACCAGTTCTAATTCCTGtagtacataaaacactttgacAAGTTGAAGGTATTGAGAATTGCTATACCACATATGTGTTGGGGCTGGAAATAACATTAAGCCATTGCTATGCTTTATAATGGCTGTGACTCGTGCCTTCATTTTGATTTCATCAcgctcccagtgtgtgttttactaAGATGACTAATAAAGATCTTGCCATTGTGTCACCATAGCAAAACCTGGAAACATTTCAAGTGCTAAGAattatttgccttttttatttctttttttttggtattctgCCAGTGCTGTAAAAAAACATGAGTATTTTAGCAAAAAAGTAACCCAAAAATGGGGGTTTCCagtttttggtttttgttgtgTGAATGATTCGCCTGTGTCTTGAAGCCGTACAGCCGTGCCCTCCTTTGTTCAGTTCTCTGCAGGGCTGTCCAGGTATTTCCTTCATTTCAATTCCTGGCATTCCTCTTGGGGATGTGGTTCAGGGGAAGGGTGAAGCGTGTCACTGCGGtgattattaaacaaaaaaaaacaaaaaaaacacgcttGTTTGGTCACTGCTTTGTCACCAGCgtcggggtcaattcctgtttctcaattccaattattttttaaaatctattcccAATTCCAACACGTCATTGATCACAATTGCAATGAgcagtgttctgttaaaatgagcttctcgcaGGGACAACATGTTACTCAATTGAAATTCAGAGCAGTGGAATAATCACagttatgtctctaaaatataagTCCCGATTCCATGGAAGGAATTAGAATTGGGAACTGATTTTAAAAGGCAACCCTGCTTGTTACTTTAAATCCCTTTCCGCAGTGAATTACAATACCGACGCTCGCATGAAGGCTTTGCGTGCTGCATTGAATTACCAGAGATGAATGCTGCATACAGCCCGCTTGTCTTGAAAGTTTTGCAATTAGCAGAAAGGTTGTTTGGGCCTGTAGTCCAAAGATATATTTTTGGAAAGCTTTTTGGAAGACTGTAATTATGCTGCTTATTACTGGATAATTGTTTGATGGCTCAGATTTCATTTGCATGCTTCCAGATTTGATTAGGACTTCAAAAGGCTGAAGTCTTCAATTGGGCTGCTGTTTCGAGAGTGCTTGCATGAGTTGAGTCCTCTGAAGTGTGGTGCTCGTATTGATTTGAAACTCATGAAGGTCATTCTTTAAGATTCCTTGATGCCATAGAAAAAATAAAGTACAAATCCCATAAGCACGAACGAGTCGCATCAAGACAGAAAAATGTCAAGGCAGACTATTACTTTTCACGTGAAGGCTAGATTGTTAAGGAGAATGCCTTTCCCAGCTCTTGGTATGTCGTGAAGATTGCCTGATGTTGGTGTACTGTGCTTTCTGACTTAGCAATACACCATTCAAAGAGAAATGCCTGTCCATTCCTACGCCACCCAAGCTTTTTTTCAATTCATAGGTGGGCTTTCCTCTTTCATACAGCAGAGAATTTTCAGCAGCCCTCGGACCGTCCTGGCAGAAGTTCAGCTGCAGACTCAGGCCAAATTCAACAGGAAATGCTTTCTGTTGAAGTGCATTTCCTGACACTGAGTTCTTTAGTAAGCAATGACTTCCAGTCCAGGACAGCAGAGGAGTGCTGGCGCTGGTCCAGGGCTGGGTTAGCGTGTGGGTCGCACCCTTGCTGCTTGCACAGTCTCCTTCTCAAGGTTACGAAGAGAGCCGGGTTCCTGAATATTGCAGCATCCTCTAGCTTTAATAacggccttttttattattattattattattattattattattattattatttatttcttagcagacgcccttatccagggcgacttacaattgttacaagatatcacattatttttacatacaattccccatttatacagctgggtttttactggagcaatctaggtaaagtaccttgctcaagggtacaacagcagtgtcccccactggggattgaacccacgaccctccggtcaagagtccagagccctaaccactactccacactgctgccctgtttctGTTTGATCAAGTATTAACGCTTCATCACCTAAATGATTTTCAGAAAGTTAGAAAAACCTTGGCAACTGAACTGTATATTTCCCCCTCCGATACATGTAAGGAAATTGTATGTTGTAGATCATTCATATCTTGACAACGTGTGGCTGGGAGATCGTTCAGCGATGTAGTATTGATTTGTGGtccacactgtacagtacataggggAGAGTTATTTTATCCTTTGCAAAACTCTATCCCTGTGATGTGTTTTTTGCACTCAGGGCTGTATTCAGCACAATGCAATTCtaccaatttaaaaaatgtgttttgcatCAGATCCCTTATCCattgacatttaaaatatatagtccACCCCCAGGATGGCTTGCCACATGTACGGTAGAGCAGCATTTTCTGCATTGCACGCACACAGAGCAGTAAGGCACGCAGGAAGACGTTTAATCCGGCTCCCGCTTAGCACTGGTGTCTGCAGCAAAGAACATCTTCACAGCTGTTTACAGTTCCCTCAGACAGAGCCGTCTCTCTGTGCTGCTGAAACTCCTCCAGCAGCTGCCCTGTAATTGCAAGATGATCTGTTGCTTTATCCTACGAAGTGGCTGCTGCTACTACCTGGTAATGAGAAGACATTGCTAAACCCCCGAAGCAAGACTATTAATGGATAAATGGATCAGTCAGTCACAAAGCTAACTTGTTTTTATATGCTGCAGATTTTGATTGAAATATCTTTGCTTTGCCGTCCCCAAATGGATTTTGTCTCCACTCTAGAAATGCTCTGTACTGTAACACCTGAAGTAGACTCAGTATGTTGAAGAGAAATTTAAACATGAATTACTGGGGTGTATTTAAACAGGATTGAAGTCATTGGGATGTAATGACTGAAAACCAAACTGATATGCAAAGGGAATCTACTGAAGAATGGATTGGTTCAGCTGTTCAGACCCATGCCAAGTTACAGTAGTGTTTAAGATCTGTTCAGAGACTGCTGTGTGTGTCGCGTCTCGGCACGTTGTGATTGTAGAAATCCTTACTACATGCTTAGGGGCTAGACGAAAACCACAAGCGAGGTGCTGCTGAGATTCAGAACATTCAGTCATTAAATGAAGGCCTTACTGGAGCTGCTTTATgttgttgcttttatttttaattcatttcttGATTGCAAACGTTATTTCTGTGTGGACTTCATGAGCTTTGGGTTTCGGATTGTAAAGAAAGGAGTTGAAAGGACCTTgtagttgtttttatttgctttattccAAGCTGTTCGGTGATGGAGCTGCTCACAGCACTGGTTAGATTACGTTGAGGAAAATATGTAGCATGGTTTACAAATTCCCAAAGAGCCGCTTTGAAAGAGTCTTTGATTCATGTCTGGAAATTCCTTGTCATCAAAATTTGTCAGCTGGGCTCGTGGTCAAATCTGTATTGTGTAgagctgtttttttcttctttttttttcttgttgaatTAATTgcagttttaataaattaaaatgtcagATGCATTTGCCTTGCTTAGATGAGTGAGTGACACAGTTAGGATAAAGTTTAGGTTTTATCAACTTTGCAGTGTATTGACCCCCCCCTAGTGGCACTGATTTGAGGTTGCAGGTGGAATTAGAAATCATATTTGGTCTGTGTGACCCCCCCCCTAAACTGGAACACAGCATGCTGACTAGATTACAATGCACATAGTTTGTTTCCTAAAACGTAAGAGTTGCTCTCTTTGTGGTCTCAATTATAATGCATTGAAAAGGGATTGAAATCCAGTGAACTGAAATGATCCTGAGTCACGTCCGGCGTACagtaaagtattttaaagtgtttgtctTCCTCCCCCAGGTTGGTGACATGGTGAAGGTGATGAAGATCAATGTGAACGGTCAGTGGGAGGGGGAGTGCAAAGGCAAGCGCGGCCACTTCCCCTTCACACACGTGCGGCTCCTCGACCAGCAGAACCCAGAGGAGGACTTGAGCTGAGAGCGGCTGGCTGGGACCCACCTTCCATCCACATCATCCCCATCACAGTCACCCCACTGCCCGACCCAAAAACAAGTCAGCTGTGTCTCTgatccctctctccctgtctccctgggATCCATATTCAGAAAGCATTAGCGCGCTGGTAAAGGCATAGCACAGGACGCATTTGAAGTTTCCCCTTAAAGGATCCGGAATCGGGGAATCTGTTCacattaaacaacaacaaaaaaactacaacgAATGCGTGTGTAAAATAATGCATGTGGCTCGttgctgtattatatacatgtAACCTTTCTTTAATTAACTTTGTGGGGCTCCTCGAGGGAGATGCTTTACCCTATCTGTTTCTTCATTTCTTACATATGAATATATTAGGATTAAAGTAATCTCATACTCAGTGGTGTTGGGGGTGGCTTAACAACGAAGGCACGTGGGCAGATATCCATGCAAGCAATGCCATGCCATAGGAAAGTTCATCAGCAATCGCACAATTGCAGTAAAAGTTATGAATTTAGATATGATGATGTGGTTACTGAGAGGCTAATGCTTTCTGAATATAGTGTTTCATCCCCTTCTCCCTCCACCTGCCCCGGTTGCATTGAATCTTGTTAAGGGTTTACGACAAGCAAGCTAGGATTGGCCGACTGTTCCACTAGATCCTGAAGAGCTCAGACTTGACCAAGGTACTGACGAATAAAGGGGCTTGCCAAATTAATATCCACTGTTTCAATCAAACACTAGGTGATGTTTTTCCCCCTCCTGTTTCTAAATGGATGCATCTTGTAGTGCATTAAATATGAGCGGTATGAGGGTTATGTAGATTTcctgatttgttttaaatatattctacCCCCTATTCCAGTGTTGACTCTGTCTAGCACCATTTCGGCTTGCTACCCTTTTCTGTCACGTCTCACGCCTGCTTTAAATTCTCAGTAGAGGCCACTTTGTTTGTCACAATGGTGGAGATCATCCCACATCTACTTATGACGTCAAGGTGCACACAAAGCTGCCCTGTGAGGAGTGGAGAAAGACTTTGGTGGCAGCTGAAGTTTATATAATTCTGCACCATTAGCTGAAACAGCATGACCGTGGCAAACACGCTGTCACTCACACAATTCATTGAGAAACGGGTCTGCTTCTCTGTGTTAAAAACACTTGCCTGAATACCTTGCAGAACAGAAAACCGCATCTGCCGACGAGGACTGTTGTCGGAAGATTCACAGCAGGCAGACCACTGGGAATAAAGCAGCCCGGGACTTTCTGAGTCTGGCCAGCTTGTTTCTAGAATCACACATTATGGGGCGAAATGCAGAGCAATGAAGAATTGACTGGATTGTGTAATCAGTGCAATGGATCTGGGGATCTGAATGGAACAGAAATTGCTAAGAGCtataatcatttaaacatacaTTACATCATGTATtcacacccttttttttttaaaccaagttaGCCTGGGCACGATTTGAATTTGCTTAAACTGAGAATGATTTAAGTTGCTTATTTGAAAGATTTTCTCTAGTGTTCTATGTTGCTCTgataagtttgttttaaaatacggTCTTTAGAATATTCAATTACCAAAAAACACTAAACCCTCTTGGCACTGCCCTAGACTAGACGCAGCACTGCAGTGCAGATTTCAATAAGAAGTAACTGCAGCAGCACTGCACCCATACACTTTATTTGTCCTTTTCTTGGGCTGTGTGTTTGCAATCCAGCCTAGCCCTTCAAGGACACTTTGATGTATTTGCATTATCCCGTGTTCATTCACTAACCTTTTGTTAAGCATTAATGTGTCACTGATTGCAGTGTAGGCCAGTGGCTCTCCGTTCCAGTTCCCTCTGGCTCCGATACAGGGTTTGGTGAACT
The DNA window shown above is from Acipenser ruthenus chromosome 24, fAciRut3.2 maternal haplotype, whole genome shotgun sequence and carries:
- the LOC117430672 gene encoding adapter molecule crk-like isoform X2, whose translation is MAGNFDSEDRVSWYWGRLSRQETVSLLHGQRHGVFLVRDSTTIPGDYVLSVSENSKVSHYIINSISNNRQSSTGLSPPRFRIGDQEFEALPALLEFYKIHYLDTTTLIEPISKSKHSGGGGGPLAGGGPALSHRPEDAEYVRALFDFPGNDEEDLPFRKGDILRVQEKPEEQWWNAANVEGRSGMIPVPYVEKYRPSSPTGGGW
- the LOC117430672 gene encoding adapter molecule crk-like isoform X1, producing the protein MAGNFDSEDRVSWYWGRLSRQETVSLLHGQRHGVFLVRDSTTIPGDYVLSVSENSKVSHYIINSISNNRQSSTGLSPPRFRIGDQEFEALPALLEFYKIHYLDTTTLIEPISKSKHSGGGGGPLAGGGPALSHRPEDAEYVRALFDFPGNDEEDLPFRKGDILRVQEKPEEQWWNAANVEGRSGMIPVPYVEKYRPSSPTGGGNQDGQLPQPPLPGGQEPGAYAQPSLNTPLPNLQNGPVFARAIQKRVPNAYDKTALALEVGDMVKVMKINVNGQWEGECKGKRGHFPFTHVRLLDQQNPEEDLS